One Periophthalmus magnuspinnatus isolate fPerMag1 chromosome 4, fPerMag1.2.pri, whole genome shotgun sequence genomic window, ACTCCAGGAACGTCACTTGCCAGTTCCAGGGACCAAATGCAGATGTTGATGGACgaggtgagtttatttttaaggttattattattgtagtagtattagtattatattGCAGAAAAATTAAGTGTACAGCAACAGCCtgattagattagtttaataatatattttctttgcatcTTTAAGGCCATGGACATCAGCCCTCCTGTGACCCCGCCGCTGCCGCCTCTGACCTGTCCTCTTCTGACCTGTCAGCCTTCTTCTTCTGTGACCAGTCAGCCTTCTCTTCTCAGCCCTCCACCAGCTGTCCAAGAGGAGAGAGCTTCTGACAAAGATAAGTCTTGTTGTGCACATGTTGTACCCGTCGGTATTCCTTCTGTCGTGAGGGGTAGTTTTCATCAGGGTGATTTTAGGTTCGAGTATGCAGGTGTACAGTGTATGGCGATAGCTTTGGTAGCTTTAGCTAAGCACTCGGTGTGTAATGTGTTTTCATGGGATCAGAGGCAGTTAGATTTGGTTTTGAATCTTGGGGATGCACTGTACACAGACCGTCGGAATCAGGGCTTGACTCATGGGCGTGACTTGTTAATTGCTTCAGACCTGCCACGTGAGTCAGTTATAGATGGGCAGCAGTTTAGCTTTTCTTTCAGTCAGCCAGTTAATGGGGCTGCAAATGTTGTCGAACATGAGTTTATTGAGGTGGGCGCGTGGGTAACCTTAGATGGTGCTTTAGAGCAAATGTTGGCACAGTACGACACATGTCTTATGACACTCTGTGGTGCTGCTTGTGCCATTATTAAAGACAATGGGCGGTATGCTGTGGTGGACTCTCACTCGCGGAGTGCCGAAGGGTTGGTAGATCCTGATGGTAAAAGTGTGGTTATGTATTTTAGTCATATTGATGAGCTGTAtagttttttttgcacattggcTGCGTGTTATGGTGATGACTCAGAGGAGTCTTTCAAAGAGTTTGAATTGACTggtgttgatgttgttgttgcagcTGATAGTGTGAGGGGCTTAAAGTGCCAAGAGGCCGCAgaagtttcttcttctgtactccctgacaaaaacacaaagcaggACATTGAAGTTGTTGTATCTGATGGTGTGAGGGGCTTAAAGCGCCAAGAGGCCGCAGAACTTTCTTCTTCTGTaccccaaaacaaaaatttAGAGGACACTGTGGTTGATTTAGATGTGCTGTGCACCAGTGTTCAAGACGGTGCTCTGTCCTTTAATCCACTCAATGAAAGTGTTTGTAAGGACTTGTGCAAACACATTAAAGCTGAGTTTCAGAAGCTCAGTGTGGCAGATCCAAAAACTGTAGGGCCATTAGGTGTGccatgtaaaaatgaaaaaatagttGGGGACGGTAACTGTTTCTTTCGGGCAGTTTCACAGGCCATTAGTGGCACACAAAAATACCATCGTAAAATTAGGCTTGCAACTGTGAAACAGCTTAAAAAAAATCCCTCAAAATACAATACCCTGTTGCGCGATGGACACTCGTCTGTGGACCAGTATATCAGCGAGTCAAACATGCGTAAAGTTGGCACATGGGCCACAGAGGTAGAAATCCATGCGGCCGCGGATTATTTAGGCGTcgacatatttatattttatcatgAACATTGGCTGAAATACGGTTGTACTACCGACCCTGTGTCAAACGGTGGCATCTATTTAGAGAATATTAACAGTTGTCATTACGAAAATGTAATTTGTGTCAAAATGCCTGATGCTAATGCTTGTTATGAATGCTGCCGAGTCTATCAATTTTCAATGGAGGGCTACAATATTAGGCCTAAAAAGGTAGCTCTCAAACCACCAATTGATCTAGATAATCAAATTGATATTAAACCTAAATTATCAAAGTatgtacaaaagaaaaaactaaagcATTTGAAACACACCTACATCAAACATCAGGACACAATCAAGGTAAAACAGAGGACACATTACATCACACATCATACACATGTTAAAGATGCCTCAAAAAAAAgaggtaaacaaaaatatagagatGATTCAGAGTATAGAGAGGGGAAAAAGGCTGCAAGCAAACATTCATATAGAATGAATGAATTCTatagacagaaaaaaaaggCAGCAATTAATGtagcaaacaaacagaaatacagAACCAGCATGGCGTTTAGAGAAAATCTTAAATCaacatataaaagtaaatacagtgTTGATTTAGAATATCAGAATAGACTGAAGGCAGctggaataaacaaatataaagttaatttaaattatcaaaataaacttaaaactgCTGGTATAAACAAATACAGAGTGAATTTAGATTATCAAAGTAAACTTAAAACTGCCAGCATCCAAAAATATAAAGTCAAtttaaatcatcaaaataaacttaaagctgccagcatccaaaaatataaagtcaatttaaatcatcaaaataaacttaaagctgcGAGCATCCAAAAATATAAAGTCAATTTAAATCATCAAAAGAAGCTTAAAGCTGCTGGTATAAACAAATATAGAGTGAATTTAGATTATCAAAATAACCTTAAAGCTGCCAGCACGCATAAACAAAATGTTAAGACAGCCAGTAAAATTAAGTACAATGCAAATCCCcaatataaagaaaaagtaaaaacatttggcaaacaaaaatatcacagtaaTGAGCAATTTAGAAACAAAACTCGGGCAGCATTCAGGAGCAAGCAAAAGCAACTggaactaaaacagaaaaatttcacatttgttttggaTCAATTTTTGAAGGAAGATCAAGATGGTCCAGAGTATATTTGCTGcgtttgtttaaaattgttattTAGAAACCAGGTACCTTGTAGAAAGGATGACTTTATGGTTAAGCCAAAATGCGCCGATATCGCTAATGCCTGTATCTCTGAGGCCTATTTACATTCGTGTGATGATGATTGCCCATCTCCGTGCCCGCTGTCTGACTGTAGAGGTAGTTTATGGATCTGCTACActtgcaaaacaaaactatgtaAAGGTCAAATGCCACCTGAATGCTCAATAAATAATTTACAATTGGACGATATTCCCCCTGAGCTCGCCTGCTTGAACACTGTTGAACAGCCCATAGTTGCACTTAACATTAATTTTATGCAAGTTTTAGCTTTACCAAAGGGGGGTCAGCGAGGGATCCATGGTCCGGTCACCTGTGTGCCTTCGAGGGTTAGTGAATCAGTGAACCTATTGCCGCGTAGTAACATGGACGGTTGTTTATTGCCCGTAAAACTTAAGCGTAAACTTATAAAGGACATTATGAGTATCAATATGTAGATACAGAGCGCGTACGGAGGGCCATTGCATTTCTCAAACAGAACAACCAATACTATGTAGACATTGATTTTAATGAAGAGTGGGTAAATGAATTTGttagggaggaagaggaagctaTGGATACGGGTACAGACGTTAATGTAGAAGTTACTGATACGGGTGCGGATGGTAATGTGGTCAAGGACAATCAGGAGAAGACAGAAGATTTAGATGATGAGCTTCTCCATGATAGACAGCGGCATTGTATGTATCAGGATACGTTCTTTCATGCCGGTCGATATCGCTCAGGAGGCCCTAGACCACTATTTTGAGGGCATTTTGAATTTGGCTCCAGCCGAGGGGAACAGTCCGGTTAGTTTGCTGTCAGATAAAGAGAATGAGGCTAAATGTTTTCCGAAGGAGTTTCCATTTGGTCGTAATGCGTTTCATAGTCCTCGGCCTGTTCCTTTGACCATGTGCAGATATTTTATTAACAGACTGCTGCAAaattttaagtttctttttttgGCCTTGTACATGTTAGAAGTTCAGCAGGTTGTGTCAAAAGTTCCGATAGCGTTGCGAAAGGGACATTCTGGTCAGGCCAATGCTGCTGCAGGTGAAGGAACTTTAGAAAATTTGTTACAATATGATAATGGTTATCGCTTTATGCAGCCTATTAGAGGTACCCCGCCCTTCTGGCAGTCCGCACAAAAAGATTTATTTGCATGCATTCGTCAGCTTGGTATTCCGACGTGGTTTTGTTCGTTCAGTTCCGCAGATCTCTGCTGGCCAAGCCTCCTTAAAACGCTCTTAAAGCAGGAAGGTAGTACCCGGAGTGTTGAAGATTTGGATTGGGCAGAGAGGTGTGACCTGTTGCGTCGTCACCCTGTAACCGCGGCTCGCATGTTTGATTCCCGTTGGCGCCGTTTTTTACGTAAAGTTATTCTTTCCCCTGCTCAGCCAATCGGTAAAGTCATAGACTATTTTTATCGTGTAGAATTCCAACAGCGCGGGTCTCCCCATGTCCATTGTTTATTTTGGATTGAAAACGCTCCAAAGCTTGGAGTAAATACGGATGAGGAGGTAGTTCAGTTTGTTGATAAATATGTCACGTGTGAACTACCCTCTGATCCGGATTTACTGGAAAAAGTTACTTCGGTGCAGCAGCATTCTAAGCGtcactcaaaaacatgcaaaaaaaacaacaaagtctgTCGTTTTAATTTTCCACGTCCGGTATCTGCACGCACGTTTATTAAACAAAAAGACCCTGATCAAGAGCCTCTTGTTACAAAAGAGGAAGCTGAATTCATTATGAGCGTGCTGAAGAATGCTATCATTGATGAAAATAACCTGTGTCTTAGTGCTGAAGAGTTGTTTGCGTCTTTGGGTTTATCGCAGTTCACATTTGAACAGGTGTACAGTGTTTTAGATGGGCACACACACATAGTTTTAAAGAGGGATGTGGCAGAAACTTGGATCAATAACTACAACAAGAAATTATTAACCTGCTGGAACGCCAATATGGACATCCAGTACGTTGTAGATGCGTGGGCTTGTGTCGtttacataatttcatatatttctaaagcagagagagacatgggTTTATTGTTAAGTAATGCACAAAAAGAGGCTTCCAAAGGTAATGTTAGTGCAAAAGAGGCATTTAAAAAGTTAGGCAGCGTTTATCTTCATAATCGTGATGTCTCGGCACAGGAAGCTGTCTACCGCGTGACAAACATGCATTTAAAGGAATtttcaagaaaagttacatttgtgcCGACTGGTGACAATATAGTACGTATGAGCAAACCAATTCGCGAAATAGATGATGAAATGGGAGAAGACATTTGGATGACAAACACGATAGATCGTTATTTAAGTAGACCAAATGACAGCACATTTAATGACATGTGCATCGCGACATTTGTAGCTGAATATCGCTTGCTCGGGCCGtcagacaaatgtaaaaatccaaTTATTTTACAGAACGGATTGGGTGCGATTACCAAAAGAACACGGACCAAGCCCGCAGTTGTTAGATATGTGCGTTTTTCTGAGACTAAAAACACAGAGTTATTCCATCAAAGTATTCTTCAGCTATTCATGCCGTATCGCGTCGACACTGATTTGAAACCGCCtccatttgaaacatttgaacttttctataaaactggggatgtgtgtttgagtgacgGGTCTGTGCAATTGGTTAAATCAATAG contains:
- the LOC117394127 gene encoding LOW QUALITY PROTEIN: uncharacterized protein LOC117394127 (The sequence of the model RefSeq protein was modified relative to this genomic sequence to represent the inferred CDS: inserted 1 base in 1 codon; deleted 1 base in 1 codon); the encoded protein is VPVGIPSVVRGSFHQGDFRFEYAGVQCMAIALVALAKHSVCNVFSWDQRQLDLVLNLGDALYTDRRNQGLTHGRDLLIASDLPRESVIDGQQFSFSFSQPVNGAANVVEHEFIEVGAWVTLDGALEQMLAQYDTCLMTLCGAACAIIKDNGRYAVVDSHSRSAEGLVDPDGKSVVMYFSHIDELYSFFCTLAACYGDDSEESFKEFELTGVDVVVAADSVRGLKCQEAAEVSSSVLPDKNTKQDIEVVVSDGVRGLKRQEAAELSSSVPQNKNLEDTVVDLDVLCTSVQDGALSFNPLNESVCKDLCKHIKAEFQKLSVADPKTVGPLGVPCKNEKIVGDAASTHKQNVKTASKIKYNANPQYKEKVKTFGKQKYHSNEQFRNKTRAAFRSKQKQLELKQKNFTFVLDQFLKEDQDGPEYICCVCLKLLFRNQVPCRKDDFMVKPKCADIANACISEAYLHSCDDDCPSPCPLSDCRGSLWICYTCKTKLCKGQMPPECSINNLQLDDIPPELACLNTVEQPIVALNINFMQVLALPKGGQRGIHGPVTCVPSRVSESVNLLPRSNMDGCLLPVKLKRKLXKGHYEYQYVDTERVRRAIAFLKQNNQYYVDIDFNEEWVNEFVREEEEAMDTGTDVNVEVTDTGADGNVVKDNQEKTEDLDDELLHDRQRHCMYQDTSFMPVDIAQEALDHYFEGILNLAPAEGNSPVSLLSDKENEAKCFPKEFPFGRNAFHSPRPVPLTMCRYFINRLLQNFKFLFLALYMLEVQQVVSKVPIALRKGHSGQANAAAGEGTLENLLQYDNGYRFMQPIRGTPPFWQSAQKDLFACIRQLGIPTWFCSFSSADLCWPSLLKTLLKQEGSTRSVEDLDWAERCDLLRRHPVTAARMFDSRWRRFLRKVILSPAQPIGKVIDYFYRVEFQQRGSPHVHCLFWIENAPKLGVNTDEEVVQFVDKYVTCELPSDPDLLEKVTSVQQHSKRHSKTCKKNNKVCRFNFPRPVSARTFIKQKDPDQEPLVTKEEAEFIMSVLKNAIIDENNLCLSAEELFASLGLSQFTFEQVYSVLDGHTHIVLKRDVAETWINNYNKKLLTCWNANMDIQYVVDAWACVVYIISYISKAERDMGLLLSNAQKEASKGNVSAKEAFKKLGSVYLHNRDVSAQEAVYRVTNMHLKEFSRKVTFVPTGDNIVRMSKPIREIDDEMGEDIWMTNTIDRYLSRPNDSTFNDMCIATFVAEYRLLGPSDKCKNPIILQNGLGAITKRTRTKPAVVRYVRFSETKNTELFHQSILQLFMPYRVDTDLKPPPFETFELFYKTGDVCLSDGSVQLVKSIVDSNRRRFELAAEDLDEVHEQMESGEIHEDAWGLLCPEQEVERLESREEFREMLQAVGSEQEQEAIPDLAVRNEQVCNIEKRNVMSRQEGLLLVKTLNEQQLSIFYKIRQWCLDKVAGNNPEPLHVFITGGAGTGKSHLIRAIQYEASRLFAPICHSPDNVSVLLTAPTGIATYNLQAATIHTTFSIGTNVSLPYTPLGEEKINTLRVKYMDLQIVIIDEISMVDKKLFTYIHGRLRQIKQSGDFSPFGNVSVIAVGDFYQLSPVMGQPLYKENIGVNLFTDLFKIAELKIVVRQKDSTFAELLNRLRVRSRLTPLLDGDIDILKRCETGEDPDVLHVFTKNSFVSNYNLNILNKVCPEKVTISARDFGYDKKTGKLIEIQGHLHKSKQASLEESLILGVNARVMLCKNVDLADGLVNGVCGIVTHIVENPQNKQPPLAIYVKFDDDRVGAQRRRQTRTPAHLTGSTRIEPEEEQANKRGEKRRQFPLKLAWACTVHKVQGVTVDQAVVSLKQVFTAGQAYVALSHVRSLEGLVIQDFDEDAIYCNDGIRTALQNMPPFIVESMPWHLQEAHVLTFFYMNVHGLERHVSDLALCTQHWQPNCIAVVETWLTVNSSFQTRQIEGYNFHSRPRSLSYQQSNHPALTSLLGKAHGGVGIYCEENLNYEITVRDFSLECLVNYFAEYKIIVSAIYRPPSYPMSLFKYNLDRLLNWLESHCATVAVTGDFNDDILKSSNLCNFMIEKGYVQYVTSPTTERGTLIDHLYVKSTDYDIDSVVVPTYFSDHEGIVFSFKGRST